GGTGCAAACACATGCCTACCCAGACCATAGCTGCCCATCTGAATTGTGACCTAGGCTTCCAGGTAGAAGTACCCCCACAGCAGGTACCTTGCCAGAATGTAGCACACTTCAGCAAGGAATGACACAAAAGAATCTGTGAATGAGGATATCCCACCTAAAAGACTATTCAAGGGATTGCCTGACTGAACCCAGCTCTTCTATGAAACAAACCTCAGCTTTTGTACTATCAACGTAGAAATTAGTGTAGACTTTAGCCAGGGGGTTATTTTCCCTacacagggaaaaaaataatGACAATAATTTTGTTAATTGCAGAGCAGAAAACCATTTCCCTGATGTTTTATCTTCTCGGTCTCTACAACTTGGGGAAAAAACCACACTGATCTAAGTCTAATCTCTGCTCCACAGTTAAGGCAACAAGGGGGAAAGTTTGTTCCCATTCCACCTTCCAAGTACTGAACAAAAGAGACATTGTCATGTGGACTGTGTGAGGAATTAATTTCCCACTTGACCACAGTATCAGAGTATGGCATGACCTTTTCTTCTTTTGATTGCAGGATGGAGGTCAAGAGGAGGGATGTCCAGTTTCTTGCAGAACATTAGGAGGAGATCAGGACTTTCAAGAAGTGTCATTGTCATGAGGATCAGTTAAAGTTCTCATTCGCAAAGGAGTGAGAGAACTCAACCAGCCTTGGGAAAGGACTGATCCTCTAATTAGGTCAGGATACAGctagcagagccagtgtggtgtagtggttaagagcggtggactccaatctggagaactgggtttgattccccacttctccacatgaagcctgctgggggaccttgaaccagtcacagttctcaaagAACTCTctcaatggcaaatcatctccaacagcctcttgtcttgaaaacccttcacggttgccataaatcagctatgacttgatggcacttttcaccacagcTAGCAGAGAGTTGGGAGAGTTAAGCAAACTTTTCAGATCCAACAATGAGTGTGACCTTTCAAATTTTCAAATACAGTCAAAcccatttcatttttttagaaTGTACATTTTTGGCTTATTTCATCAGCCTAAAGCTCCTTTAAGGCTAGGTATCAGTGGCCAAAAGTAGTGCACTACAGCTGAAACCACCAATTTCCATTTAATTTCCACAACTGCTTGATGCTATACTTTGTTTGTGTAACTACAAAAGCTATTTTTGCAAGATCCCACCAAAATTGTTTCTAAGGAAGGTTGTATGTAAAAGGTTGGGTCATGTACCACCACTTAGTCAATATGTAGACTGAGCGTACAAGCTTAATGTTCTGACAAAATTACACTTTTATGCGgaatgcaaggagaatcccttgcaagATGGTTGTATAGGGGGCAGCCCTTCTGTAATAGGTGGGCACCTGGACAGAAGGCACAAGTATGGCAGCCAAGTTTGATGCTTTCAGATCACACATCCCTCTTATCCCCTTTTTTGCTCAAGTGAATTGTCCACCCTTCCCACAATAATACAGAACTATGGGAGCAAACTATGGGATaccaccagcttttctgctggtgaaaaaggaacaaGTAATCCTCTTTGGATTTCAAATAAAGGGGGTTATGAGACCTTTATGGACAAAAGCTATTTGAGATGGAGGCTGTGGTAAGGAGGAGAACTGAGCAATATGTGTCAGCCATATCATAATTTTTAACCATAATTTCTATCTTAATTTATGTTATTGTTGGGAAACTTTCTGGTTTCTTCTAGCCAACAGGTATAGTTAAGCAGTACACACAATGCTGGAACCAGTCCTCAGAGAAGAGTTTTATTTGTGTTTGCTACCTAAAATGAAGATAGGTCATGACAAACTCATACAGTGCCAAGGGACAGAAAAGGCAGTAAGCTATGATAATGAAGACAGTGGCCAGGCCAATATTCTTTAGAAGGAGGAGAAATGTATGGCAGGACTAAAGAGGCAGAAGCTATCAGTGAGCAGGGCAGGGACTTTAAGAAATTATATACAAAAGACATTTTATTTTCCAGAAATAACTTTTCTCACTATAAGAAAGGGTTTACTGCTAGAGTGATGACAATTAAAAAACGAATCATGAAGGTTTTGAGTAGAGTACTGGACTGCAGAAACAGTACATTCAGTCATTCAGATCTTCTCCTCAAGCTCTGCTTCCTTACCCCCCCCCATTATCAGAGATGAGGGAGTGGTGACCAAAGTCAGGAATTTGTCAGTGGTGGTACCTCACTAGTGGAATGCCCTTCCAGTTGaggttaaatatttatttctaCCCACATTTTAATTAAGGGGATGATCTTTTAAACTCATTTTTGCAGCCTGCTTCTATTCTGAGAATGGTTTCATGGGGCTCATTTGAGGTGCTAGATGGTTCAGGATTATTTTTATTCTTATGCTGAATTTTTAGAGTAGGTGTAGTTCATAGCATTACATTACAAATCATTTAAACAGCAAATACCTGTCTCAAAATATGTATGTGATGCATATTTCTTTGTTTTATAATGTAATAAATTGTACTCCCATTACATTTCCCTTTGCATCTTGAACAGAGAAAGTCCTGTCAGTAGAAAGGCAAATAAAGGTGAAGGTTTTCCCTGGTGCAAGCACCAAgttattactgacccatcgggtgacgtcacattctgacatttactaggcagactatgtttacagagtggtttgcctttgccttccccagtcatctacgctttattctcagcaagctgggtactcattttatcaacctaggaaggatggaaggctgagtcaactttgagcctactacatgaaaccgacttcttttgggatcgaactcaggttgtgagcaaagcttttgactatggtactgcagcttatcactctgagccacagggctccttcagaAAGGCAACTACAGAACAATTCATTCATGGTTTGATTAATGTTCAACATTTATGACCAGCAACTCTGGAGCAGAATCTAAGTTACCATTGAACATCTAGCTCACTTCTCTGCCCCTACACCTAACTTTCTTTAAGGCACGTATTACTTCCTTATTCCTCAGAGTGTATATCATGGGGTTCAGTGCCGGTGTGATAACAATGTAAAACACAGACGTAATTTTGTTTTGCCCCATTGAGGAGCTGGAATGGGGTCTTAGGTACATGGAAAGGACTGTTCCAAAGAACAGTGCGACCACGGCCAAGTGCGAAGAGCATGTGGAGAAGGCCTTGTGTCTTCCCACGCTGCTATGACTGCCAAGTACAGTGTGGAGAATCCGTGCGTAAGAAAAAAATATGAGAAGCAGAGGGAAGACCAGAGTAAGTACACAGCTGATGGATACCACAATTTGTGCTTGGTGCATCCCTGCACAAGCTATCCTCACCATGGCTGGCATTTCACAGAAGAAATGATCTATCTCTCTGTGGCCACAAAAAGACAACATCAAGGTAGCCACTGAATTCATACTAGAAAAGAGGAAGCCTCCAACCCAGGAAGCAACGGCCATGGTTGTACACACCTGCTTGGTCATGGTGAGGTTGTAATGGAGCGGATTGCAAATGGCCACATAGCGATCATATGACATGACAGTGAGCAGCAAACATTCTGTGATTCCAAAAGACAGAAAGAGGTACAGCTGTGCAGCACATCTGTTGAATGAAATAGTGGTCCTCTCGACAAGGAGGTGTGCCAACATCTGGGGCACGACACATGAGGTGTAGCTGACTTCTAGGATGGAGAAATTGAagaggaagaaatacatgggggtgTGAAGGTGAGAGGCTGCTAGGAACAATGACAAAATGAGCAAATTACCTAACACGGCTGTCATATAGACCATCAGAAACACCACAAAAAGTATGACACGTTTCTCAGGATTGTCTGAGAGTCTTGTCAAGATAAATTCCCCGGGGGGAAGAGTCTCGTTGTCTTCTCCCATGATTTCTACTAGTACTctacggatggggggggggggaaacaacaacaacaaagatcaATACAGATACTGTTTCACGTATAATGGACTAGATCACACAACATGAGAAAAGTTCCATGTGAAACACTCTTAATGTCACCCATGGAGACCCATTTAATGGGAACCAAGCTTTCCCAGAGCTGTTATCCTACAGGTTCCAGGGGCCAATTGTCTCTGTCAGGGTGGTGTGATTTTTCTGTAGCTCC
This genomic window from Euleptes europaea isolate rEulEur1 chromosome 18, rEulEur1.hap1, whole genome shotgun sequence contains:
- the LOC130490756 gene encoding olfactory receptor 2D2-like — translated: MGEDNETLPPGEFILTRLSDNPEKRVILFVVFLMVYMTAVLGNLLILSLFLAASHLHTPMYFFLFNFSILEVSYTSCVVPQMLAHLLVERTTISFNRCAAQLYLFLSFGITECLLLTVMSYDRYVAICNPLHYNLTMTKQVCTTMAVASWVGGFLFSSMNSVATLMLSFCGHREIDHFFCEMPAMVRIACAGMHQAQIVVSISCVLTLVFPLLLIFFSYARILHTVLGSHSSVGRHKAFSTCSSHLAVVALFFGTVLSMYLRPHSSSSMGQNKITSVFYIVITPALNPMIYTLRNKEVIRALKKVRCRGREVS